A window of Stigmatella erecta genomic DNA:
GTCATCGGTCTGTCTCCTGTCGATTGACTGGTGAGTCAATACCCAGCCGACCGTAATGTCCGGCCCCCTCCCCGGTCAAGCACGAGGAAGGTTCGAGGAGAGCACTTTGGAGGCGGGCTCCAGCGCGCGGCGGACCATGTCGAGCAGATCATTGAGCTCGAAGGGCTTGGCCAGGTGCCCCACGGCGCCGATGTCCACCGCCTTGGAGCCCACGTTGCGGTCCGCGCTCAGCACGATGAGTGGGATGGAGGAGATGGCGGGGGGGCGCTGGCGCATGCGCTGGGCGAACTCCCACCCGTCCATCACCGGCATCATCAAGTCCAGCAGGATGAGCTGCGGAGGGTCAGGCTCCAGGCGGTCCAATGCCTCCTTGCCGTTGCGGGCGCGGCGGATCTCGAACCCCTCGGCCTCGAGAATCTCCGAGAGGGCCTCCAGGATGTCCGGATCATCGTCGACCACCAGGATGACGGTGGAACCACTGCCGTGTGCGCTTGCAGAAGCCAGAATCTTCTCCCGGGGACGCCCTATCGGATTTTCATACCAATCGGGGCAAGAAGGGCTCAATAAAATCGCGGCGGACCCCGGCGCGCGGGGGGCACGTTGCAAAACCGACAATCGCTGCCCACCCTTTCCCCAGATTCGTTGAACCGCGAGCGGGAGGCCAGATGGGTCAGAGGGTGCGAGGGCGGGAAGATGGGGCACGGCAGCCGCCGGGGCTCGTCCTGATTCCACGCCAGGGTGCCCCTCGGCTGCTGGGCCGGCTGCTGCTCGAGCACCTGGAGCTGGACGAGCTGCCGCCCTTTATCGGGTCGGCCGCAGACCTGCTGACCCTGGCGGGGTTCCGGCCCTGTCCGGGCGTGACGGACTGCTGGGAGCGCGAGGGGCGGACCCTCGGCGTTACCGAGGAGTTCCTGGAGGATGGGACGCGGTGGATCTGCACCTGGCCCCTGGCCTCCACCGAGGAGCGGATGACGCCGGAGGCGAGGCACGACCGGGTGCGCTACCTGTCGCTCGCCTCGCATGAC
This region includes:
- a CDS encoding response regulator yields the protein MVDDDPDILEALSEILEAEGFEIRRARNGKEALDRLEPDPPQLILLDLMMPVMDGWEFAQRMRQRPPAISSIPLIVLSADRNVGSKAVDIGAVGHLAKPFELNDLLDMVRRALEPASKVLSSNLPRA